In Heyndrickxia vini, the sequence TGGCTTTCTTTGCCTCCCTATTCAAATTGAAGAAGTCCGTACAAAAGGAAAGAATAGTTTATGCAGCGAATTTAGTTGATCTTAGCTCACATATATCCAAGAAAGTAGGAACCTATTCTGGAGGTATGAAACGGAGATTGTCTCTGGCAATAGCATTAATCCACGATCCACAAATACTAATTTTAGATGAACCTACAGTTGGTATTGATCCAGAACTACGCTTATCGATATGGAATGAATTAATACAGCTAAAGAAAAAAGGAAAAACAATCCTAGTTACAACACATGTCATGGATGAAGCAGAAAAATGTGATTATCTTAGTATGGTACGAGATGGAATGATTTTAACGAGTGGCTCCCCTTCAGCATTAAAGGCGCAGTACAATGTAAGCAATTTAGAAGAGGTATTTTTAAAGGCTGGGGGTACGAACTCATGAGAATTGGTGCATTAATAAAAAGAATTTGCAGGCAAATGATTCGAGATAAACGAACACTTGCATTAATGATGATTGCCCCACTCATCATTTTAACTCTTATTCATTTTCTCTTTACAAGCGATTCCGATGAAGAAATTAAAATCGGTGTAATGAATGTGGATTCTTCTTTCGTTAACCAATTGAAAGACCAAGATATACTTGTTATAAAATATGACCCATCAAACGATTCGAAAAAGATAATCTTAAAAGATGAATTAGATGGAGTCCTTCAGTTAAAAGGGAATCAACCTTTGCTTACATTAAAAAACGATGATCCTACTGTATCAAACGCTTTACAAATGAAAATTCAACAAATGTTTTCCGCACATGTATCAAAAATGAATAATCATAGTAACCTAAAGGAATTCCCTAAGATTGATACTTCTTATCTATATGGTACTAACGATACGACATTTTTTGACGTATTAAATCCGATATTAATTGGATTCTTTGTCTTTTTCTTTGTCTTTCTTATTTCAGGAATTGCTCTTTTAAGAGAACGGACAACTGGAACTCTCGAAAGACTTGTAGCTACGCCCATAAAAAGAAGTGAGATTGTTTTTGGCTATTTATTCGGTTATGGAATATTCGCTGTCATTCAAACTGTTATTGTTGTATTTTATGCAATACATGTATTAGATATTATGTTAGTTGGTTCTATCTGGAACGTTTTGCTCACTAATTTACTATTAGCTCTTGTTGCCTTATCTTTAGGAACCCTACTGTCCGCTTTTGCAAATACGGAATTTCAAATGATGCAATTTATTCCGATTGTTGTCGTTCCGCAAGTATTTTTTGCTGGAATTTTCCCTGTTGAAGGAATGGCAAACTGGTTACAAGTTATCGCTAAGTTTATGCCAATGTATTACGGTGGAGATGCATTACGAAGTATTATGTATAAAGGATTACAATTTCAAGATATTTATACTGATTTACTTATGCTTTTTGGCTTTGCACTTCTCTTTATTGTTTTAAACGTGTTTGCTTTAAAGAAATATCGTAAAATATAATGGATTAGATTGGAGAGAATGCAATGCCTGAACATGATAGTGTTCTTGATATACTTTTTGAAAACCAAGAAATGACTGAGAAGCAAAAGAGAATTCTTGAAGCTGCTGTAGAAATTTTTTCAGAAAAAGGTTATTCCGCTACTTCTACAAATGAAATTGCCAAAAAGGCAGGGGTTGCTGAAGGTACCATTTTTCGCCATTATAAAACGAAAAAAGATTTATTATTATCAATAATTGCCCCAACAATGGCAAAGTTCATCGCTCCGTTTATTATTCGAGATTTCAATAAAGTTTTGTTATCAGAATATCAAAGTTTTGAAGATTTTTTAAAAGCTGTGATTATCAACCGAATGGAGTTTGCAAAAAGGCATTTGCCAATGATCAAAATATTAATTCAAGAAATCCCCTTTCACCCTGAATTGCGAGAACAATTTAAGGATCATGTACTTAATCAAGTAGTTGAACGTTTCACATTCATCGTTGAAACTTATCAAAAAAAAGGTGAAATCATCGATATGCCAACGCAATCGGTCATTCGACTTACAGCATCATCCATTCTAGGTTTTGTCATTGGAAAATTTTTAATCTTTCCTGAGTCAAATTGGGATGAGGAAGAGGAAATAGAAAGAACCATCCAATTTATTCTACGGGGATTATCAGCTTCTAGTAAAATGAAAGGGTAGCGAAAAAACGCTACCCTAATTTTATTTAACTGCTTGACCATTCAATACTTGATAAATAGCTTTACCTACACCATCTTCATCATTCTTCACTGTGTGATTGGCAATCACCTTTTTAATTTCATCTTCTGCATTACCCATTGCTACTGGATATCCTACCTTTTTCAACATGGAAAGATCGTTAAAATTGTCTCCTATGGCCATTGTTTCCTTAAGTGTAATTCCTTTTGATTTTACAAATGCTTCAAGGGCAATTCCCTTTTGTGCATCAATATGATTAATTTCAAGATTATTATGTCCTGAAGAAGTAATCTTGATTTCCTTTAATGCTTTTAGTGAGGCATTGGCCATTGTTAATTGTTTTTCGTCTTTAGAAAAGGCAATTATTTTATAAACCACACAATCTGAATCGAAAAGAACCTTTCCATAATCATCAACTGTTTGAATAAAGCCTTTTACAAATCTATCTTCAATGGTTGAGCGAATCTCTTCTATAGGCCGTTCAGGATTGGCCGTGTGAAAAATGTCGACGATAACACTAATACTTTTCTCTTGATCCTTTGTATATTTCCCTTTACTCGTATAAACCTCGAAATATATGTCTAATTGGCTAAGAACATTGATAATGGATGATGCATGTTCCTTATCAATTCCTGTTGTACTGACGATATCACCTTGGATATTTCTTATTTCTGCTCCATTTGCAGCAATAATGGGGCAGTTAATTCCTGTAGCTTCCAAAATGACTTTGGCCTCATCATAAGAACGACCTGTAGCAATGACAAATTCAACCCCTTGATCCTTCGCAAAAAGAATCGCTTTCCGATTTAACTCACTAATTTCCTGCCTTGAATTTAATAACGTACCATCCATATCTGAAGCTATGCATTTAATCATAAAAAACTACTTCCTTTCTATCCGACTCGTTGCTTGATTTCAATATTGTACCATTTGTCTTTCATGTGCTCCAAATAAAGTAACTTATCAACCAAAACCCATACTCACACTATTCGTCATTTTCATGAAGGATTATTAGCGATAACTAAGAATTAATAATATATGGGCTCTTATCATACTTCTAAACGAGGTGATAAATAGTCTACTATTGAACAAGGGGGAAAATTGTATTGAAGGTATTAATTAACTTTTCAAATCGTTTGATGCAACGCTATTTGCCTGATCCGTACTTATTTGTAGTATTACTTTCATTAGTCGTGTTTATTTTAGGTTTGATTTTCACCAAAAGTTCGCCTATTGATATGGTTCAATTCTGGGGAGATGGGTTTTGGGGCTTATTAGAGTTTTCGATGCAAATGGTTCTTGTTCTTGTTACAGGACATGTGCTAGCGAGTAGCCCTGTTTTTAAAAAAATATTAGGTGGATTAGCAAGTACTGCAAAATCACCGGGCTCTGCCATTATTATTGTTACAGTAGTATCTGTAATAGCCAGTTGGATAAATTGGGGATTTGGCTTGGTTATCGGTGCACTTTTTGCAAAGGAACTAGCAAAAAGAATTGCAAATGTAGATTATCGCCTTTTGATTGCAAGTGCTTACTCAGGTTTCCTTGTTTGGCATGGTGGAATTTCTGGTTCCATCCCTTTATCTATTGCCACACCGAAGCATCCATTTGAAGATAAAATTGGGGTCATTCCTACAAGTGAAACCATTTTTTCAACGTATAATATTGCCATCGTTGTCGCTTTATTTATTATCCTACCACTATTAAATCGATTTATGATGCCGTCGAAAGATCAAACGATTACAGTAGATCCAGCTATTCTACAGGAAGAGACAAGTTTACATGCTGCAGCAATAGATAAAGAGAGCATCACTCCAGCAACGAGATTAGAAAACAGCTACATCACTTCACTTATAATTGGCATACTCGGTCTCATCTTTATAGGCTATTACTTTATAAACAATGGATTCAAACTAAATTTAAATATCGTTAATTTTATCTTTTTATTTTTGGGGATATTATTTCATTGGACACCTAAACGATTTCTAGATGCGGTGGCGAACGCGGTGAAAGGATCGGCCGGGATTATCATTCAATTTCCTTTTTACGCAGGAATCATGGGGATGATGACTGCCTCAGGGTTAGCTGCCGTAATGTCTGAAGGATTTGTTTCCATTTCAAACGACTTTACCTTTTATTGTTTTGCGTTTTTAAGTGGGGGCCTTGTCAATTTCTTTGTTCCTTCAGGTGGTGGACAGTGGGCCGTTCAGGCACCCATTATGCTAGATGCAGCTCAAGCAATGGGAGCATCAACAGCTAAAACAGCAATGGCAATTGCTTGGGGGGATGCATGGACGAATATGATTCAACCGTTTTGGGCCCTTCCCGCATTAGCAATTGCAGGATTAAAAGCTAAGGATATTATGGGTTTTTGTGTAATTGTTCTCATTGTAAGTGGGATAATTATTAGTTTAGGTATGCTCTTTTTATAGGAAACTGTTCATAATAATG encodes:
- a CDS encoding ABC transporter ATP-binding protein, yielding MDHAIRIHQVTKNFGKKNVLKDINLSISPGQIYGLIGPSGSGKTTLIKIIVGMDVPSKGDVQVLNTSIPNLKALQNIGYMAQSDALYPELTGEENMAFFASLFKLKKSVQKERIVYAANLVDLSSHISKKVGTYSGGMKRRLSLAIALIHDPQILILDEPTVGIDPELRLSIWNELIQLKKKGKTILVTTHVMDEAEKCDYLSMVRDGMILTSGSPSALKAQYNVSNLEEVFLKAGGTNS
- a CDS encoding ABC transporter permease, whose protein sequence is MRIGALIKRICRQMIRDKRTLALMMIAPLIILTLIHFLFTSDSDEEIKIGVMNVDSSFVNQLKDQDILVIKYDPSNDSKKIILKDELDGVLQLKGNQPLLTLKNDDPTVSNALQMKIQQMFSAHVSKMNNHSNLKEFPKIDTSYLYGTNDTTFFDVLNPILIGFFVFFFVFLISGIALLRERTTGTLERLVATPIKRSEIVFGYLFGYGIFAVIQTVIVVFYAIHVLDIMLVGSIWNVLLTNLLLALVALSLGTLLSAFANTEFQMMQFIPIVVVPQVFFAGIFPVEGMANWLQVIAKFMPMYYGGDALRSIMYKGLQFQDIYTDLLMLFGFALLFIVLNVFALKKYRKI
- a CDS encoding TetR/AcrR family transcriptional regulator: MPEHDSVLDILFENQEMTEKQKRILEAAVEIFSEKGYSATSTNEIAKKAGVAEGTIFRHYKTKKDLLLSIIAPTMAKFIAPFIIRDFNKVLLSEYQSFEDFLKAVIINRMEFAKRHLPMIKILIQEIPFHPELREQFKDHVLNQVVERFTFIVETYQKKGEIIDMPTQSVIRLTASSILGFVIGKFLIFPESNWDEEEEIERTIQFILRGLSASSKMKG
- a CDS encoding Cof-type HAD-IIB family hydrolase; this translates as MIKCIASDMDGTLLNSRQEISELNRKAILFAKDQGVEFVIATGRSYDEAKVILEATGINCPIIAANGAEIRNIQGDIVSTTGIDKEHASSIINVLSQLDIYFEVYTSKGKYTKDQEKSISVIVDIFHTANPERPIEEIRSTIEDRFVKGFIQTVDDYGKVLFDSDCVVYKIIAFSKDEKQLTMANASLKALKEIKITSSGHNNLEINHIDAQKGIALEAFVKSKGITLKETMAIGDNFNDLSMLKKVGYPVAMGNAEDEIKKVIANHTVKNDEDGVGKAIYQVLNGQAVK
- a CDS encoding short-chain fatty acid transporter, with amino-acid sequence MKVLINFSNRLMQRYLPDPYLFVVLLSLVVFILGLIFTKSSPIDMVQFWGDGFWGLLEFSMQMVLVLVTGHVLASSPVFKKILGGLASTAKSPGSAIIIVTVVSVIASWINWGFGLVIGALFAKELAKRIANVDYRLLIASAYSGFLVWHGGISGSIPLSIATPKHPFEDKIGVIPTSETIFSTYNIAIVVALFIILPLLNRFMMPSKDQTITVDPAILQEETSLHAAAIDKESITPATRLENSYITSLIIGILGLIFIGYYFINNGFKLNLNIVNFIFLFLGILFHWTPKRFLDAVANAVKGSAGIIIQFPFYAGIMGMMTASGLAAVMSEGFVSISNDFTFYCFAFLSGGLVNFFVPSGGGQWAVQAPIMLDAAQAMGASTAKTAMAIAWGDAWTNMIQPFWALPALAIAGLKAKDIMGFCVIVLIVSGIIISLGMLFL